In Spirochaetota bacterium, the DNA window ATTATGCGCATCCGCTGCAGCGTCGGCACTGCCGAGAGCAGCGTTTTTCAGGACAATGCCGCCCCCTTCGTCGAAATGGAGTAGGAGAACTGTATCCGCGTCGGCCGCGGGCACTTTTTCAAGCTCGAAAGAATTCAGGCATTTTTTTGTGATGCGCACCTCGTCGATAGCCCCATTGAAAAAGCCGCCGCTCTCCCCGTTATAGCCGATGCCAAGCGATACACGTACATCCTTTACTTCGCCTTTGGCTTTGTCTATTGTCTGCGTCTTAACCTCTTTCCCGTTGACGTAAATACGCGCGGTGTTTTTGCCGTCGTACGCCGCCGCGATGTGAACCCACGTGCCTTCGGGAATAACATCCGGAGCCTCGAAATTTACAAACGCTCCTATTAAGACGAAACGCACGCCCGTCCCGGAGGAACCAGTATCGATCTGGTAGGTTTTGTCTTTGCCCTTTCCGATAATGACGCTATAGGGCGTTCTTCCGCTTCGCTTCACCCACGCTTCGAGGGTAAGAGCGCCGGTAAGGCTGAGTTGTTTCTGGTCGCCGCAATCGATGCACCCCGAACTGCCGTCGAACTGCAGGGCGCCGCCGAACTTCCCCTTCACCCAAGCCGCCCCCTCATACGAGAGAGCGATGTCGTTATCAGCCGCCTTCAATCCGGCAGCGTTGAAAACGGAAGACAGTACGACCCCGATACCGACCATAAGAAGTCCTCTTGATGTTCTGTTCATACTTTTACTCCCGCCTTTGATCGCATGCACACGTAGGAACGTATCCTGCAGTAACAGTAACTCCGGCAACCCTTTCAGTCTATCACTCTTATGACAAATGGAAATAGCATGATTTTTACCTTCTTTCCCGCCGATACCGTTTCGGCGTCATGCCGGCATGGGCCTTGAACGTGCGATTGAAATATGAAATGCTGTTATACCCGACCGAGAGCGCGATATCGATCACCTGCGCGTCAGTCGTCGCCAGCATTTCACATGCTTTTTTGATGCGTGCCTCGTTGATGTATTCGGTGACGGCATAGCCGGTCTCTGCCTTGAACAGCCGCGATACATATGACGGATTCAGCGATACCATGGCCGCAAGTTCCGTTCCGGATATATATTCCGCGAGATGCGCATCGATGTAGTTCTGAACCCGCTCGATGACGGATGTGCGGGCATTCTCCCGCGACCCATTCTTCCATACATCGGAGCGTACCGCCACCCTGTACGCGCGATCGAGACAGATGAGACACATCGTGAACTGGGCCATCAATGCCTCCCGGCAACCCGTGCGCACAGCCGCATATTCTCGCACCATCGTTTCGACGGCCGCTTTCACGCCGCGGAAATTATCCGCATCAAGGTGAAGCATGATCCCGCTCTTCGCCGTACGGGAAGCCGTCATCGCACCGATCAATGGCGCGGCTGCTTTCTGCAAAGCGCTCATCCCCTTGAGGAACACGGGGGAAAAAATGATATTGGCCACGGACAGATGACGGGGCATGTCATAGCGATGATAGACGCCAGGGGGGATAATGCATACGTCGTTGCGTTTGATCCGCGTCTTCTGCGACGCCACCTTATGGATACCATTGCCGTTCGCCACAAAAACGATCTCGTAGAAATCATGGTCATGCCATTCGATGGCCTCATCATGGCTGACGTATCGAATGCTCAAGGGAAAGTCATCGGAAAAATAGTCCGCATCTCGCAGATGCGACCATGGGGTCAGGTCTTTTGACAGCACTGCCTGTCCTGATCCCCGCCGACGATGACTCATAGAGGGTAGTGTATTCCCGCTCCTCTCTATAGTCAAGTCGGTCGGGAATTACCAGAATTCCCGGATTTCCATTGCCGCTGTGATCCGGCACATCCTGTTCATCGCGGCTTGGCGTGACACATCTCTTCATGTTCGGCTCAATGGGGATATGATTTGGAAAGAGGAACTCACGCGAAGGAGCGAAGGCGCGAGGAAAGATTTAGGAAAGGATTTGGAACCGACAGTCCAATTGCATTTTGACAGCCCCAATATACTATCAATATCGAATTCAACGATATCGGCCCGATCGGCTGAGGAGCATCGATGAGCGGCACAAAGAACGACTTCCCGCGGCTGGTCGAGATAATGGCGAGACTGCGAAGCAAGAACGGATGCGACTGGGATAAAGAGCAGACCTACGACACGATACGCCCGTATCTTCTCGAAGAAACATTCGAGGTCATAGAATCGATACTCGATAAGGATATGCATGCGCTCAAGGAAGAACTCGGCGACCTGCTCCTCCAGGTCGTATTCCTCTCGCAGATTGCCGCGGATGAAAAGAAGTTCACCATCGATGACGTCATCGCCGGCATCAATGACAAGCTCATACGCCGCCACCCCCATGTGTTCGGCGAGAGCGAAGCGTCATCCACCGATGAGATACTGCGCCAATGGGAAGAGATAAAGAAGCAGGAAAAGATCGATAAGAACATCGAGCATCGCTCCGTACTCGACGGCGTGCCGAAAGTGCTGCCCGCGCTTACGCAGGCATACAAGATACAGGGCAAGGCGAAACGCGTGGGATTCGATTTCCCCGACTGGCGGGAGGCCTTTGCGAAAGTACGTGAAGAGGTGGAGGAGCTCGCGGAAGAGATGGAATCATCGCCCCCCGAGCGCATCGAAGAAGAGCTCGGCGACCTCATATTCGCGCTCGTCAATGTCGCGCGCATGCGCTCCATCGATGCCGAGGGTGCGCTCATGAAGACGAACAGGAAATTCCGTAAGCGTTTCGCGTTCATCGAGGATCATTTTGCAAAAGAGAACCGCGAGCTTTCCACGCTTACGCTCGCGGAAATGGACGCCGTCTGGGAAAAGAGCAAACTCGCCGAATAGCCGCGATACGATCATGGCACGGAGATGCGATTGACGATACGCTACGCGAAAACATCGGATGCCGGCGATGTGGAAGTCATCTGCCACACCGCATTCTGCAAAACATCGATAGACACCGATATACGGCTCTCGGCGTCCGGCGGGGATTATCTGTACCGCTATTACGCCAAACGTGCGATAGAGCATTATCCGGGCAATTGCCTCATCGCCGAACGCTCGGGGCATCTCGCAGGCTTCATTATTTTCGGAACCGACGCGGACATGGGAAAACGTATCGGAAAAAAGATCGCCAACATCATACTGCTCGCCGTCGCACCCGCAGATCAGGGGCGCGGCATAGGCTCGCGCCTCGTACGCGCCGTGCTCGAATATTTCCGCACCCATCGATTCTCGCTTATTTATGTCGGCACCGACGCGGACAATACCGCGGCACTGCGCACCTACGAGAGGAACGGCTTTCACACCGTGCTGAACTGGGGAACGTTCCGGCGTTACGGACTTCAACCGACGGATGGGGAGAACCCGCTCGATACGAAAACGCTCGACGTTGACATCGAGAAGCGATTATCCGCCTATGATATCACGCGGACGCACTCGTTCTTTTTCGACCATCATCTGCCACTGGAGAAGGTCCGCGCGCATAATCTCGCATTCATCGCACGCGAAGCGGAAAAGAAAGCGATAGCGGTATACGAGCTTCTGCATAACCGGAAGCCGGCAGGTTTCTTCTCGCTGCGCACCGACGGCTGGCTCACGGAATTCACCGGTACACGCTTCTCCCGCATCGATGACTGCCATATCGTCCCGGAATGCCGCGAGAACGCCGTCATCGTCCGTGCGGCGGTCGACCATGCGGTACGAACAACATGCGCAAGCGCCGATGTGCTCGAAGCGTGGAGCGCATTGAACCGTTTTTCCTACATCGATGGCCTTACCGCGAACGGCTTCTCATTCATTCACGCGGCGAGCGTACTCCATCTGTGGCTGTGAAACACAAGGACAATGACGACACCCCGCTCCTCCGAATACGAAATAAACATAATACGAACAAAATGCATGCGCAATCTTGACAATTATGGGTTCTGATGTAGAATCGATGCGTATCGATAACATATATCTTCATCGGAGGCGTTATGGGCTTCAGCATATTTCCCAAGGATGTAAAATTTTTTGATATGTTCGACGCGCAGGGGGCGCATCTCAAAAAAGCCGCTGCATTCTTCAAGGAAATAGCGGCGACCGGCAAATGCGACGATGTCGCCGTGCTCAAGATGCACGATATCGAGCATGAATGCGACCAGGCCACCCATGATATCATCAATGGCCTCAACCGCACGTTCATAACGCCGTTCGACCGTGAGGATATCCTTGAACTTGCGAATGAAATGGACGATGTCGTCGATATCATTTACTCGGTCACCAAACGCATGCATGTGTATAAGATCAAGGAAAAGAACAAGGACCTCCTCCTCTTCGCCGAATACATCGTGCAGGCGTCGGAATTCCTTTGCAAAGCGCTCGGCGGGCTTCGCAACGTGAAAAAAGCGACCATCATCCGCGAGGCTTGCATTGAGGTCAACCGCCTCGAGAATATGGGCGACCAGCTCAAGGACGCGGTCATCGGCGCTTATATGGAAAAGGCGAAGAACGCAATAACTTTCATCAAGTGGAAGGAGATATTCGAAGGCGCTGAAACGACGCTTGACATATGCGAGGACGTGGTGAACATCATCAGCACCATTGTCGTCAAACAGGGCTGACGCATGGAATATTTCATCGTCGGCCTCATCGCCTTTGCGCTCATCTTCGATTTCATAAACGGCTTCCATGATTCTGCGAATTCCATCGCCACGGTCGTTGCTACGCGTGTGCTGCCCCCGCAGCTCGCGGTCCTCTGGGCCGGCTTCTTCAATTTCGCTGCGCTTTTCATCTTCGGCCTTCATGTCGCAAAAACGGTCGGGAAAGGGATAGTCGATGTTTCAATACTCGACCCGAACATCATTTTTGCGACGCTGGTCGGTGCCATCGCATGGAATCTCATCACTTGGTTCTTCGGGATCCCGTCAAGCTCATCCCATGCGCTTATGGGCGGTCTCATCGGTGCAGCGCTCGTGAAGGCGGGCCCCGCTGTACTCGTCTGGGGCGGGATAATGAAGACCGTGATATTCATCTTCGTCGCCCCGATCATGGGGCTTGTATTCGGTCTTGTCCTCGGGTTCCTGGTATATCGCATCGCAAATTTCTTCACGCCAACGCAGGTGGACGGGGTATTCCGTAAAGGACAGCTATTATCCGCCGCGTTCTACAGTCTTGGCCACGGCGGGAACGACGCGCAGAAGACGATCGGCATCATCATGGGACTTCTTATCGGTTCAGGCATGATGGGGGCCAACGCGCCCGTCCCGCAATGGGTCATCATCTCTTGTTATCTCGCCATCGGTCTCGGCACCATGTTCGGAGGCTGGCGTATCGTGAAAACGATGGGGCATAAAGTGACGAAACTCCGTCCGGTGGACGGGTTCTGCGCTGAGCTCGGAGCCTCAGTCACGCTCTTCATCTCGACCACGTTCGGCATACCGGTAAGTACCACGCACACGATCACCGGTGCCATCATGGGTATCGGTACGCTCAAGCGGCTCTCGGCGGTGAAATGGAGCGTAGCAGGTCAATTGCTCTGGGCATGGGTGCTCACCATCCCCTGCGCGGGATTGATATCCGCCGGTTCATACCTCATCGTCCGGATATTCCATCACATCGTGTAATACGACAGCGAATGATGCACCCCGGCAAAGAGTGACCCCATGGCGAAACCGAAATCGACGTTCGTCTGTGCGAATTGCGGGAATGAATTCCTGCAATGGGCCGGGAAATGCCCTTCCTGCAACGAATGGAACACGCTGAAAGAACATGTCGAAGTCCCGGCGAAGGACGCATCGAAGCGCTCGTCCTCGGGGATAACGCTCACGCATATCTCCGCTGTCGAAGCCCCGATGGGAAGCCGTGTGGCGACCGGCAGTGCCGAGCTTGACCGCGTTCTCGGCGGGGGCATAGTTCCCGGATCGCTCACGCTCATCGGCGGGGAACCGGGCATCGGCAAATCGACGCTCCTCCTGCAATGCGCCGCGGCAATGGCGAAGAGAAAGCCGGTGTACTATTTCAGCGGGGAAGAATCCCCCGCGCAGATAAAGATGCGTGCGGAACGCACCGGAAGCGTCGGCGACAAGCTCTTCATCGCCGGTGAGACCAATATCAATAAGATCATCGATCGTGCGGCCGCCGATATGCCCTCGCTCATCGTCATCGATTCGCTGCAGACATTGTTCTCCGACGACATCGATTCGATACCGGGGAGCATGGCGCAGATAAAGAACGCGGCGGCAATGCTCCTCGTGCTCGCAAAAGAGAAAGGAATAACCACCTTCGTCATCGGCCATATCACCAAGGACGGAACGCTCGCAGGGCCGAAGATACTGGAACACACCGTCGATACCGTGCTCTATTTCGAGGGCGATGCCGAAGGGCAGTACCGCATCATTCGGGCGGTTAAGAACCGTTTCGGATCGGTTGACGAAATAGGCGTTTTTGAGATGCGCGAGGCGGGACTGCACGACGTTGCCGACCCGTCGGGCATATTCGCCTACGACCGCGCGCGTGACATCGGCTCGGGAACGGTGTTCGCTCCCGTCATCGAGGGAAGCCGCGTCTTCTGCGTGGAAGAGCAGGCCCTCGTCAATACGACGGTGTTCGGTTATCCGCGAAGGCTCGCGATGGGATACGAGCAGAACCGGCTCCTCATGCTCGCCGCAATACTCGAGAAACGCGCTTCACTCGCGCTCGCCAATCAGGACATACATGTGAACGTGGCGCAGGGACTTCGTGTGCGTGAGACAGCGAGCGATCTCAGCGTTGCGGTGGCGATAGCCTCATCGCTTACCGGCGTGTCCGTACCTCGGCA includes these proteins:
- a CDS encoding AraC family transcriptional regulator, which codes for MLSKDLTPWSHLRDADYFSDDFPLSIRYVSHDEAIEWHDHDFYEIVFVANGNGIHKVASQKTRIKRNDVCIIPPGVYHRYDMPRHLSVANIIFSPVFLKGMSALQKAAAPLIGAMTASRTAKSGIMLHLDADNFRGVKAAVETMVREYAAVRTGCREALMAQFTMCLICLDRAYRVAVRSDVWKNGSRENARTSVIERVQNYIDAHLAEYISGTELAAMVSLNPSYVSRLFKAETGYAVTEYINEARIKKACEMLATTDAQVIDIALSVGYNSISYFNRTFKAHAGMTPKRYRRERR
- the mazG gene encoding nucleoside triphosphate pyrophosphohydrolase, with product MSGTKNDFPRLVEIMARLRSKNGCDWDKEQTYDTIRPYLLEETFEVIESILDKDMHALKEELGDLLLQVVFLSQIAADEKKFTIDDVIAGINDKLIRRHPHVFGESEASSTDEILRQWEEIKKQEKIDKNIEHRSVLDGVPKVLPALTQAYKIQGKAKRVGFDFPDWREAFAKVREEVEELAEEMESSPPERIEEELGDLIFALVNVARMRSIDAEGALMKTNRKFRKRFAFIEDHFAKENRELSTLTLAEMDAVWEKSKLAE
- a CDS encoding GNAT family N-acetyltransferase, which codes for MTIRYAKTSDAGDVEVICHTAFCKTSIDTDIRLSASGGDYLYRYYAKRAIEHYPGNCLIAERSGHLAGFIIFGTDADMGKRIGKKIANIILLAVAPADQGRGIGSRLVRAVLEYFRTHRFSLIYVGTDADNTAALRTYERNGFHTVLNWGTFRRYGLQPTDGENPLDTKTLDVDIEKRLSAYDITRTHSFFFDHHLPLEKVRAHNLAFIAREAEKKAIAVYELLHNRKPAGFFSLRTDGWLTEFTGTRFSRIDDCHIVPECRENAVIVRAAVDHAVRTTCASADVLEAWSALNRFSYIDGLTANGFSFIHAASVLHLWL
- a CDS encoding inorganic phosphate transporter; its protein translation is MEYFIVGLIAFALIFDFINGFHDSANSIATVVATRVLPPQLAVLWAGFFNFAALFIFGLHVAKTVGKGIVDVSILDPNIIFATLVGAIAWNLITWFFGIPSSSSHALMGGLIGAALVKAGPAVLVWGGIMKTVIFIFVAPIMGLVFGLVLGFLVYRIANFFTPTQVDGVFRKGQLLSAAFYSLGHGGNDAQKTIGIIMGLLIGSGMMGANAPVPQWVIISCYLAIGLGTMFGGWRIVKTMGHKVTKLRPVDGFCAELGASVTLFISTTFGIPVSTTHTITGAIMGIGTLKRLSAVKWSVAGQLLWAWVLTIPCAGLISAGSYLIVRIFHHIV
- the radA gene encoding DNA repair protein RadA → MAKPKSTFVCANCGNEFLQWAGKCPSCNEWNTLKEHVEVPAKDASKRSSSGITLTHISAVEAPMGSRVATGSAELDRVLGGGIVPGSLTLIGGEPGIGKSTLLLQCAAAMAKRKPVYYFSGEESPAQIKMRAERTGSVGDKLFIAGETNINKIIDRAAADMPSLIVIDSLQTLFSDDIDSIPGSMAQIKNAAAMLLVLAKEKGITTFVIGHITKDGTLAGPKILEHTVDTVLYFEGDAEGQYRIIRAVKNRFGSVDEIGVFEMREAGLHDVADPSGIFAYDRARDIGSGTVFAPVIEGSRVFCVEEQALVNTTVFGYPRRLAMGYEQNRLLMLAAILEKRASLALANQDIHVNVAQGLRVRETASDLSVAVAIASSLTGVSVPRHISCTGELGLSGEIRSVRFIDRRVREMKKFGVTKMLVPAGNKKEAAVGDVEIVPVQTVREAIEHILKA
- a CDS encoding DUF47 family protein; translation: MGFSIFPKDVKFFDMFDAQGAHLKKAAAFFKEIAATGKCDDVAVLKMHDIEHECDQATHDIINGLNRTFITPFDREDILELANEMDDVVDIIYSVTKRMHVYKIKEKNKDLLLFAEYIVQASEFLCKALGGLRNVKKATIIREACIEVNRLENMGDQLKDAVIGAYMEKAKNAITFIKWKEIFEGAETTLDICEDVVNIISTIVVKQG